Proteins encoded together in one Zonotrichia albicollis isolate bZonAlb1 unplaced genomic scaffold, bZonAlb1.hap1 Scaffold_254, whole genome shotgun sequence window:
- the LOC141727851 gene encoding olfactory receptor 14I1-like: MSNSSSIRHFLLLALADTRQLQLLHFCLLLGISLAALLGNGLIISAIACDHHLHTPMFFFLLNLALSDLGSICTTVPKAMHNSLWDTRNISYKGCAAQVFLFFFFLATEICLLTIMCYDRYVSICKPLHYGTLLGSRACAHMAAAAWASAFLNALMHTANTFSLPLCHGNAVGQFFCEIPQILKLSCSKSYLREFGLLAFSACLSFGCFVFMVFSYVQIFRAVLRIPSEQGRHKAFSTCLPHLAVVSLFYSTGTFAYLKPPSKSSPSLDVVLSVLYSVVPPALNPLIYSLRNQELKAAVWRLMTRWFQEH; the protein is encoded by the coding sequence atgtccaacagcagctccatcaggcacttcctcctgctggcattggcagacacgcggcagctgcagctcctgcacttctgcctcttgctgggcatctccctggctgccctcctgggcaacggcctcatcatcagcgccattGCCTGTgaccaccacctgcacacgcccatgttcttcttcctgctcaacctggccctcagtgacctgggctccatctgcaccactgtccccaaagccatgcacaattccctctgggacactagaaacatctcctacaaaggatgtgctgcccaagtatttctgttttttttttttcttgcaacagAGATTtgcctcctgaccatcatgtgctacgaccgctacgtgtccatctgcaaacccctgcactacgggaccctcctgggcagcagagcttgtgcccacatggcagcagctgcctgggccagtgcctttctcaatgctctcatgcacacggccaatacattttccctgcccctgtgccatggcaatgccgtgggccagttcttctgtgaaatcccacagatcctcaaactctcttgctccaaatcctaccttAGGGAATTTGGGCTGCTTGCTTTTAGTGCCTGTTTatcatttggttgttttgtgttcatggttttctcctatgtgcagatcttcagggctgtgctgaggatcccctctgagcagggacggcacaaagccttttccacctgcctccctcacctggccgtggtctctctGTTCTATAGCACTGGCacatttgcctacctgaagcccccctccaagtcttccccatccctggatgtggtcctgtcagttctgtactcggtggtgcctccagccctgaaccccctcatctacagcctgaggaaccaggagctcaaggctgcagtgtggagactgatgacccgatggtttcaggaacattaa